In a single window of the Paramisgurnus dabryanus chromosome 23, PD_genome_1.1, whole genome shotgun sequence genome:
- the smpd3 gene encoding sphingomyelin phosphodiesterase 3, translating to MVLHTSPYSSAFLSFLSGLSWAFVFPCYWLLDRLLASCVPTSLEKRRRSQDPCSFLVLGVLISTPLYLVLLVASFPLAFLGFLLWAPLQSIRSPYIYTHQKPDKHGIELGAAAGTGAALAEWRPQGRSFCFGSANVCLLPDSLARFNNLADTQRRARDVGKRIRNGASRPQIKIYIDSPTNTSISAASFCSLATQGFRRTSSLDHRPEPAVITESETEPLTECPVHPSGGTSSDCPIHSTDAQNPSECPVHPNGEDHAPDCALQQFADPNSSGECPVHSSITQNSEDCPLHPSGVQISITSPDSEPAGAEKGNHQTGDGDTGSLESRTASRESLVRFNTTDGGISPNNTLSQHRTSVFKRPIGRKRRHGDDGFDHEISAFFPANLDFLCLQEVFDIRATDRLRRQLHRYFPYVLSDVGRYGWKGCCSRFKFLNSGLLLASRYPILDAHYECFPNGRSEDALAAKGVLFAKVQVGRSAQEQRVVGYIACTHLHAIEGDSSVRCEQLDMLLEWGSEFRRATSGSADEEKGLEDQVAFDVILGDLNFDNCSSEDKLEQQHSLFTQYKDPCRLGPGEDKPWALGTLLDTSGLYDEEVSSPESLQKVMENEEGRKEYLVFPASKNHCPSQKGRKIPLKGNGRRIDYILYKEEGLQQDWKVDIEEFSFITQLAGLTDHLSVAARLVVSTGEEES from the exons ATGGTCTTGCACACCTCTCCCTACTCCAGTGCCTTCCTCAGTTTTCTGAGCGGCCTCTCGTGGGCCTTCGTTTTCCCCTGCTATTGGCTGTTGGACCGGTTGTTGGCCTCCTGTGTACCAACGTCACTGGAGAAACGTAGGCGCTCGCAGGATCCCTGTTCCTTCCTGGTACTGGGAGTTCTGATCTCAACACCGCTCTACCTGGTGCTACTGGTGGCATCCTTTCCTTTGGCCTTTCTTGGCTTTCTTTTATGGGCACCACTGCAGAGCATCAGGAGCCCTTACATATACACACACCAGAAGCCCGACAAGCATGGGATTGAGCTGGGTGCTGCAGCCGGCACTGGGGCAGCACTTGCTGAATGGCGTCCGCAAGGTCGCAGTTTTTGCTTTGGGAGTGCCAACGTCTGCCTGTTGCCGGACTCACTAGCACGTTTCAATAACCTTGCGGACACTCAACGGCGGGCGAGGGATGTGGGCAAGCGGATCCGCAACGGTGCCAGCAGACCGCAGATCAAGATATACATCGACTCGCCTACTAATACATCAATTAGTGCTGCCTCCTTCTGCAGCTTGGCCACACAGGGCTTCCGTCGTACCTCTTCTCTGGACCATCGTCCCGAACCTGCAGTCATcactgagagtgagaccgagcCCTTAACAGAATGTCCCGTTCACCCCTCAGGAGGTACGAGCTCAGATTGCCCTATCCACAGCACTGACGCCCAAAACCCCTCAGAGTGTCCCGTTCATCCCAATGGAGAAGACCATGCTCCGGACTGCGCGCTCCAACAGTTTGCAGACCCGAACTCCTCCGGCGAGTGTCCAGTGCATAGCAGCATCACCCAGAACTCGGAAGACTGCCCTCTCCATCCATCTGGAGTACAAATCAGCATCACCTCCCCTGATTCAGAGCCAGCTGGTGCTGAAAAAGGAAACCATCAAACCGGGGACGGGGATACAGGGAGCCTTGAAAGCCGCACAGCTTCCCGAGAATCTCTGGTTCGTTTTAACACGACTGATGGAGGGATATCGCCCAATAACACGCTTTCACAACACCGCACTTCCGTCTTCAAGCGACCCATCGGGCGCAAGCGTCGTCATGGTGATGACGGCTTTGACCATGAGATTTCCGCCTTCTTTCCTGCCAACCTGGACTTCCTGTGTCTGCAGGAAGTTTTCGACATACGGGCTACTGACAGACTTAGGAGGCAGCTGCACCGCTACTTCCCCTATGTGCTGAGTGACGTGGGACGCTACGGCTGGAAAGGCTGTTGCTCTCGGTTCAAGTTCTTGAACAGCGGGCTACTGCTGGCCAGTCGCTACCCTATTTTGGATGCCCATTATGAGTGTTTCCCCAATGGGCGTAGTGAGGATGCTCTTGCTGCTAAGGGAGTTCTTTTTGCCAAG GTGCAGGTAGGACGCTCTGCTCAGGAACAACGGGTTGTTGGATATATCGCATGTACTCATCTGCATGCTATTGAAG GTGATTCGTCTGTGCGCTGTGAGCAGTTAGATATGTTGCTGGAATGGGGCTCGGAGTTCAGAAGAGCCACCTCAGGGTCTGCAGATGAGGAGAAGGGTCTGGAAGATCAGGTGGCTTTTGACGTCATACTCGGAGACCTGAACTTTGACAACTGCTCCTCAG AAGATAAGCTGGAACAACAGCATTCACTCTTCACTCAGTATAAAGACCCATGTCGCCTCGGCCCCGGAGAGGACAAACCATGGGCCCTAG GTACACTGCTGGACACAAGCGGGCTGTATGACGAAGAAGTCAGCTCGCCAGAGAGTCTTCAGAA GGTAATGGAGAACGAAGAAGGGAGAAAAGAGTACTTGGTTTTCCCGGCCAGCAAGAATCACTGTCCCAGCCAGAAGGGTCGTAAAATCCCCCTGAAGGGCAACGGCAGGAGAATCGACTACATCCTCTATAAAGAGGAAGGCCTGCAGCAGGACTGGAAAGTG GACATAGAAGAGTTCAGCTTCATAACTCAACTCGCTGGATTGACCGACCACCTCTCAGTGGCTGCGAGACTGGTAGTGTCGACCGGAGAAGAGGAGAGCTAG